A genomic region of Lonchura striata isolate bLonStr1 chromosome 8, bLonStr1.mat, whole genome shotgun sequence contains the following coding sequences:
- the TMEM169 gene encoding transmembrane protein 169 isoform X3 encodes MPGEMTESSSGMEETVQKDSKSGGQSPRCGTMRRAVATTVTFDGEATMDRRKRKKKESRPESIIVYRSESDNKVEEEQADEEGGERSSEEGSKFLGQSMTDGVWNMPLDSRYVTLTGTITRGKKKGQMVDIHVTLTDKELQELAKSKEPPKEDVTEQKKKCDVGLDRGPHVVLWTIICLPIIFVVSFVVSFYYGTITWYNIFLVYNEERTFWHKITFCPFLIISYPIIIMVVSFSLGLYSAVAQVAWSFGYWWHAVRDMEKGFCGWLCSKLGLEDCSPYSIVELLDSDNISD; translated from the exons ATGCCAGGTGAGATGACTGAAAGCAGCAGTGGGATGGAGGAGACTGTGCAAAAAGACAGCAAATCTGGAGGCCAGAGCCCTCGCTGTGGCACAATGAGAAGGGCTGTGGCAACCACTGTCACCTTTGATGGGGAAGCCACTATGGACcgcaggaaaaggaagaagaaagagtcCCGCCCTGAGTCAATAATAGTGTATCGGTCCGAGAGCGACAATAAGGTGGAAGAAGAACAGGCAGATGAagaaggaggagagaggagcTCTGAGGAAGGCTCCAAGTTCCTGGGTCAGTCTATGACAGATG GTGTCTGGAACATGCCTTTAGACAGCCGATATGTCACCTTGACTGGAACAATCACCAGGGGAAAGAAGAAGGGTCAGATGGTGGACATCCATGTCACCCTAACGGATaaagagctgcaggaactggCTAAGTCAAAGGAACCTCCTAAAGAAGATGTTACTGAGCAGAAGAAGAAATGTGATGTTGGGTTAGACAGAGGACCTCACGTCGTCCTCTGGACCATCATCTGCCTCCCCATAATTTTTGTAGTGTCCTTCGTGGTTTCATTCTACTATGGAACCATTACATGGTACAACATCTTCTTGGTGTACAATGAAGAGAGGACCTTCTGGCACAAAATCACCTTTTGTCCCTTTTTGATTATCTCCTACCCAATTATAATTATGGTTGTTTCTTTCTCCCTAGGCCTGTATTCAGCTGTAGCCCAGGTAGCATGGTCCTTTGGGTACTGGTGGCACGCTGTCAGGGATATGGAGAAAGGATTCTgtggctggctctgcagcaaGCTGGGCTTGGAAGATTGTTCTCCGTACAGCATTGTCGAGCTGCTTGATTCTGACAATATCTCAG ATTGA
- the TMEM169 gene encoding transmembrane protein 169 isoform X1 yields the protein MPGEMTESSSGMEETVQKDSKSGGQSPRCGTMRRAVATTVTFDGEATMDRRKRKKKESRPESIIVYRSESDNKVEEEQADEEGGERSSEEGSKFLGQSMTDGVWNMPLDSRYVTLTGTITRGKKKGQMVDIHVTLTDKELQELAKSKEPPKEDVTEQKKKCDVGLDRGPHVVLWTIICLPIIFVVSFVVSFYYGTITWYNIFLVYNEERTFWHKITFCPFLIISYPIIIMVVSFSLGLYSAVAQVAWSFGYWWHAVRDMEKGFCGWLCSKLGLEDCSPYSIVELLDSDNISGSLSGKSSAQGVETSAV from the exons ATGCCAGGTGAGATGACTGAAAGCAGCAGTGGGATGGAGGAGACTGTGCAAAAAGACAGCAAATCTGGAGGCCAGAGCCCTCGCTGTGGCACAATGAGAAGGGCTGTGGCAACCACTGTCACCTTTGATGGGGAAGCCACTATGGACcgcaggaaaaggaagaagaaagagtcCCGCCCTGAGTCAATAATAGTGTATCGGTCCGAGAGCGACAATAAGGTGGAAGAAGAACAGGCAGATGAagaaggaggagagaggagcTCTGAGGAAGGCTCCAAGTTCCTGGGTCAGTCTATGACAGATG GTGTCTGGAACATGCCTTTAGACAGCCGATATGTCACCTTGACTGGAACAATCACCAGGGGAAAGAAGAAGGGTCAGATGGTGGACATCCATGTCACCCTAACGGATaaagagctgcaggaactggCTAAGTCAAAGGAACCTCCTAAAGAAGATGTTACTGAGCAGAAGAAGAAATGTGATGTTGGGTTAGACAGAGGACCTCACGTCGTCCTCTGGACCATCATCTGCCTCCCCATAATTTTTGTAGTGTCCTTCGTGGTTTCATTCTACTATGGAACCATTACATGGTACAACATCTTCTTGGTGTACAATGAAGAGAGGACCTTCTGGCACAAAATCACCTTTTGTCCCTTTTTGATTATCTCCTACCCAATTATAATTATGGTTGTTTCTTTCTCCCTAGGCCTGTATTCAGCTGTAGCCCAGGTAGCATGGTCCTTTGGGTACTGGTGGCACGCTGTCAGGGATATGGAGAAAGGATTCTgtggctggctctgcagcaaGCTGGGCTTGGAAGATTGTTCTCCGTACAGCATTGTCGAGCTGCTTGATTCTGACAATATCTCAGGTAGTCTCTCTGGCAAGAGCTCTGCACAGGGGGTTGAGACCTCAGCAGTCTGA
- the TMEM169 gene encoding transmembrane protein 169 isoform X2, protein MPGEMTESSSGMEETVQKDSKSGGQSPRCGTMRRAVATTVTFDGEATMDRRKRKKKESRPESIIVYRSESDNKVEEEQADEEGGERSSEEGSKFLGQSMTDGVWNMPLDSRYVTLTGTITRGKKKGQMVDIHVTLTDKELQELAKSKEPPKEDVTEQKKKCDVGLDRGPHVVLWTIICLPIIFVVSFVVSFYYGTITWYNIFLVYNEERTFWHKITFCPFLIISYPIIIMVVSFSLGLYSAVAQVAWSFGYWWHAVRDMEKGFCGWLCSKLGLEDCSPYSIVELLDSDNISEKD, encoded by the exons ATGCCAGGTGAGATGACTGAAAGCAGCAGTGGGATGGAGGAGACTGTGCAAAAAGACAGCAAATCTGGAGGCCAGAGCCCTCGCTGTGGCACAATGAGAAGGGCTGTGGCAACCACTGTCACCTTTGATGGGGAAGCCACTATGGACcgcaggaaaaggaagaagaaagagtcCCGCCCTGAGTCAATAATAGTGTATCGGTCCGAGAGCGACAATAAGGTGGAAGAAGAACAGGCAGATGAagaaggaggagagaggagcTCTGAGGAAGGCTCCAAGTTCCTGGGTCAGTCTATGACAGATG GTGTCTGGAACATGCCTTTAGACAGCCGATATGTCACCTTGACTGGAACAATCACCAGGGGAAAGAAGAAGGGTCAGATGGTGGACATCCATGTCACCCTAACGGATaaagagctgcaggaactggCTAAGTCAAAGGAACCTCCTAAAGAAGATGTTACTGAGCAGAAGAAGAAATGTGATGTTGGGTTAGACAGAGGACCTCACGTCGTCCTCTGGACCATCATCTGCCTCCCCATAATTTTTGTAGTGTCCTTCGTGGTTTCATTCTACTATGGAACCATTACATGGTACAACATCTTCTTGGTGTACAATGAAGAGAGGACCTTCTGGCACAAAATCACCTTTTGTCCCTTTTTGATTATCTCCTACCCAATTATAATTATGGTTGTTTCTTTCTCCCTAGGCCTGTATTCAGCTGTAGCCCAGGTAGCATGGTCCTTTGGGTACTGGTGGCACGCTGTCAGGGATATGGAGAAAGGATTCTgtggctggctctgcagcaaGCTGGGCTTGGAAGATTGTTCTCCGTACAGCATTGTCGAGCTGCTTGATTCTGACAATATCTCAG AAAAGGattga
- the TMEM169 gene encoding transmembrane protein 169 isoform X4, which translates to MPGEMTESSSGMEETVQKDSKSGGQSPRCGTMRRAVATTVTFDGEATMDRRKRKKKESRPESIIVYRSESDNKVEEEQADEEGGERSSEEGSKFLGQSMTDGVWNMPLDSRYVTLTGTITRGKKKGQMVDIHVTLTDKELQELAKSKEPPKEDVTEQKKKCDVGLDRGPHVVLWTIICLPIIFVVSFVVSFYYGTITWPVFSCSPGSMVLWVLVARCQGYGERILWLALQQAGLGRLFSVQHCRAA; encoded by the exons ATGCCAGGTGAGATGACTGAAAGCAGCAGTGGGATGGAGGAGACTGTGCAAAAAGACAGCAAATCTGGAGGCCAGAGCCCTCGCTGTGGCACAATGAGAAGGGCTGTGGCAACCACTGTCACCTTTGATGGGGAAGCCACTATGGACcgcaggaaaaggaagaagaaagagtcCCGCCCTGAGTCAATAATAGTGTATCGGTCCGAGAGCGACAATAAGGTGGAAGAAGAACAGGCAGATGAagaaggaggagagaggagcTCTGAGGAAGGCTCCAAGTTCCTGGGTCAGTCTATGACAGATG GTGTCTGGAACATGCCTTTAGACAGCCGATATGTCACCTTGACTGGAACAATCACCAGGGGAAAGAAGAAGGGTCAGATGGTGGACATCCATGTCACCCTAACGGATaaagagctgcaggaactggCTAAGTCAAAGGAACCTCCTAAAGAAGATGTTACTGAGCAGAAGAAGAAATGTGATGTTGGGTTAGACAGAGGACCTCACGTCGTCCTCTGGACCATCATCTGCCTCCCCATAATTTTTGTAGTGTCCTTCGTGGTTTCATTCTACTATGGAACCATTACATG GCCTGTATTCAGCTGTAGCCCAGGTAGCATGGTCCTTTGGGTACTGGTGGCACGCTGTCAGGGATATGGAGAAAGGATTCTgtggctggctctgcagcaaGCTGGGCTTGGAAGATTGTTCTCCGTACAGCATTGTCGAGCTGCTTGA